One stretch of Bacteroidota bacterium DNA includes these proteins:
- a CDS encoding RNA methyltransferase — protein sequence MHKLSHEEISKNRKKLDEFESVERNPIYAMADNIRSLYNVGSIFRSSDGALLSKLFLTGFTPHPPRKEIDKTALGSTLTVPWEYYKDPLNAVSKLKEQKIKICVLELTSKSVPYYDLTKQDFPLCLVFGNEITGVSKEIIDQADMGIEIPMFGHKQSLNVAVAYGIVLYDCLRILHHRKQG from the coding sequence ATGCATAAATTAAGTCACGAAGAAATCTCAAAAAACCGTAAGAAACTTGATGAATTTGAATCAGTCGAGCGCAATCCTATATATGCTATGGCTGATAATATTCGAAGTTTATATAACGTTGGATCAATTTTTAGAAGTTCGGATGGAGCGCTATTAAGTAAACTGTTTCTCACGGGATTTACACCTCATCCACCCCGAAAAGAGATTGATAAGACAGCTCTTGGTTCAACATTGACTGTCCCCTGGGAGTACTATAAGGACCCGTTGAATGCCGTTAGCAAATTGAAAGAACAAAAAATAAAGATATGCGTTTTAGAATTGACCAGTAAAAGTGTCCCCTACTACGATCTGACAAAGCAAGATTTTCCATTATGCCTTGTCTTTGGAAATGAGATCACCGGCGTTTCGAAGGAAATAATTGATCAAGCGGATATGGGAATTGAAATACCTATGTTCGGTCACAAACAATCGCTTAACGTCGCTGTGGCGTACGGTATTGTTTTGTACGACTGTCTGCGAATACTTCATCATCGGAAGCAAGGGTGA
- a CDS encoding 4-hydroxy-3-methylbut-2-enyl diphosphate reductase, whose protein sequence is MKVTVDNNSGFCWGVVRTVDIAEQELADTGKLYSLGEIIHNPVEIDRLEQKGLKTIRHEDLPNLKDAKVLIRAHGEPPETFRKMKEWGIDVIDATCPVVTKVQERIRKFYDKQYQIVIFGKKDHAEVIGLVGHTNGTAIVIKSVAEVDKLDFSKKTVLFSQTTMDKETFYAIRDAIKERINAEFEVGTFEEMAIDFHAKDTICGQVSGRDKKLREFSQSNDVMIFVAGKMSSNGKVLYEIAKSENPRTYFVENEFELQEDWFKNAASVGISGATSTPQWLMERVKKEIETRYNRVA, encoded by the coding sequence ATGAAAGTAACAGTCGATAATAATTCCGGATTTTGCTGGGGCGTGGTTCGTACGGTGGATATTGCTGAGCAAGAACTTGCGGATACTGGAAAATTATATTCTCTCGGAGAAATTATCCATAATCCCGTCGAGATCGATCGATTGGAGCAGAAGGGATTGAAAACGATCCGACACGAGGATCTTCCAAATCTGAAGGATGCTAAAGTGTTGATTCGTGCGCACGGCGAACCTCCGGAAACATTCCGCAAGATGAAGGAGTGGGGAATTGATGTTATAGATGCAACGTGTCCGGTGGTGACCAAAGTTCAAGAACGCATTAGAAAATTTTACGATAAGCAGTATCAGATAGTGATTTTTGGAAAAAAAGATCATGCTGAAGTGATCGGTCTTGTGGGACATACGAATGGTACCGCAATCGTCATTAAATCGGTCGCAGAAGTTGATAAACTTGATTTTTCGAAGAAGACTGTTCTCTTCTCTCAGACAACAATGGACAAAGAGACATTCTATGCAATTCGTGATGCGATTAAAGAACGGATTAACGCTGAGTTTGAAGTAGGAACATTTGAAGAGATGGCGATCGATTTCCATGCAAAAGATACGATCTGTGGACAAGTTTCAGGACGGGACAAAAAATTACGTGAATTTTCTCAGAGCAACGATGTAATGATTTTTGTTGCGGGGAAAATGAGTTCCAACGGTAAGGTTCTCTATGAAATTGCAAAGTCGGAGAATCCCAGAACATATTTTGTTGAGAATGAGTTTGAGTTACAGGAAGATTGGTTTAAGAATGCCGCCAGCGTCGGCATTAGCGGTGCAACATCCACACCGCAATGGCTGATGGAGCGCGTGAAGAAAGAAATTGAAACACGTTACAATAGAGTTGCATAG
- the cmk gene encoding (d)CMP kinase, whose protein sequence is MKKIIIAIDGPAASGKSTTAKLVAAQLGYLHIDTGAMYRAMALKVLRNKIAPNDSEKVAALANNTTVRLVSNNGKVRVLLDGEEVSDEIRLPEVTNIVSPVSTVSEVRKLMVNEQRAMGNESGIVLEGRDIGTVVFPKAELKIFMLADARERALRRKKELDAKGVAVSLIELEKEILERDRIDSERAVSPLRKAEDAIELDTTSLSIKQQVEFIVAKAKSIINSKP, encoded by the coding sequence TTGAAGAAAATAATTATAGCTATTGACGGGCCTGCCGCATCGGGGAAAAGCACTACCGCTAAACTTGTCGCTGCTCAACTCGGCTATTTACATATTGATACAGGCGCTATGTATCGCGCAATGGCATTAAAAGTTCTTCGAAATAAAATTGCTCCGAACGACTCTGAAAAAGTAGCAGCTCTGGCCAATAATACTACTGTTCGGCTTGTTTCAAACAATGGCAAAGTCCGAGTTCTGTTGGATGGTGAAGAGGTGAGTGATGAAATTCGGCTGCCGGAAGTGACAAATATAGTCAGCCCCGTCAGTACAGTTTCCGAAGTACGAAAATTGATGGTGAACGAACAGCGAGCGATGGGGAATGAAAGTGGAATTGTTCTTGAAGGAAGAGATATCGGGACAGTTGTATTTCCGAAAGCGGAATTAAAAATTTTCATGCTGGCCGATGCGCGGGAACGGGCATTGCGTCGAAAAAAAGAATTGGATGCAAAAGGTGTTGCTGTTTCATTGATTGAATTAGAAAAAGAAATTCTGGAGCGAGATAGGATTGATTCGGAACGAGCGGTTTCCCCGCTTCGAAAAGCAGAGGATGCAATCGAATTAGATACCACGAGTCTCTCCATTAAACAACAAGTAGAATTTATTGTAGCGAAAGCAAAAAGTATTATTAACTCTAAACCTTGA
- the ruvX gene encoding Holliday junction resolvase RuvX — MNNEYSRILGIDYGTVRIGISVSDPLKIIAQGLTTIQNDSHSLDHILSIMVDQNVEKIIVGNPLNLKGEVSTKAEEVKTFVARLKEKTQIEIVMLDERFTSVMAQRSIMSMGTKKKQRQNNKGKVDEVAAAILLQSYLDIQKR; from the coding sequence AATGAGTATTCGCGCATTCTTGGTATTGATTATGGAACAGTTCGAATCGGTATTTCTGTCAGTGATCCGCTGAAGATTATTGCACAAGGCCTAACGACAATTCAGAATGATTCCCACAGCCTTGATCATATTCTTTCAATTATGGTCGATCAGAATGTCGAAAAAATTATTGTTGGCAATCCTTTGAATTTGAAGGGAGAAGTCAGCACGAAAGCGGAAGAAGTAAAAACATTCGTTGCTCGGTTGAAAGAGAAGACGCAAATTGAAATCGTCATGCTCGATGAACGATTCACTTCAGTCATGGCGCAACGATCAATCATGAGTATGGGGACAAAGAAAAAGCAGCGGCAAAACAATAAGGGCAAAGTAGACGAAGTGGCCGCGGCAATTCTTCTCCAAAGTTACTTGGATATTCAAAAGAGATAA
- the mtgA gene encoding monofunctional biosynthetic peptidoglycan transglycosylase, which translates to MEQQDLKNNILEYKNIALLWIHSNKLKSAIGIIAFIIFLQYLTLPNNSLQSLRKNNPGTTAMMLQRIDESSSKDKKFVIQQHWIPISRISKHLVNAVIVSEDGMFFEHEGIDWYEVGESIEKNFEKGKAARGGSTISQQLSKNLYLSTSKDPIRKLKELIITLRMERTLSKRRILEIYLNVIEWGNGVFGAEAAAKKYFGKSAFQLSKEEAAQMAAVIPSPRRHKPNDMSRYVTRRTSIILSRMSARGM; encoded by the coding sequence GTGGAACAGCAAGATTTAAAAAATAATATCCTTGAGTACAAGAACATAGCATTGTTGTGGATTCATTCGAACAAACTAAAATCCGCGATAGGCATTATTGCCTTTATTATCTTTCTCCAATATTTAACTCTTCCGAATAACAGTCTTCAATCGCTCCGAAAGAATAATCCCGGAACAACCGCAATGATGCTTCAACGTATTGATGAATCGTCATCAAAGGATAAGAAGTTTGTTATACAACAACATTGGATTCCGATTTCGCGAATATCAAAACATCTTGTAAACGCAGTCATTGTATCGGAAGATGGGATGTTTTTTGAACACGAAGGAATCGATTGGTATGAAGTCGGTGAGTCAATCGAAAAGAATTTTGAAAAGGGAAAAGCAGCGAGAGGGGGCAGCACCATTTCACAACAGCTTTCAAAAAATCTATATCTCTCAACGTCAAAAGATCCTATTCGAAAATTAAAAGAATTGATCATCACACTTCGAATGGAGCGGACATTATCCAAACGCCGTATTTTGGAAATATATCTTAATGTGATTGAATGGGGGAACGGAGTATTCGGTGCAGAAGCGGCAGCAAAAAAATATTTTGGAAAATCTGCATTCCAATTATCAAAAGAAGAAGCGGCGCAGATGGCTGCGGTGATTCCTAGTCCGCGCAGGCATAAACCAAATGACATGTCCAGATACGTTACACGCCGCACATCGATTATTTTAAGCAGGATGTCTGCACGGGGAATGTAG
- a CDS encoding ATP-binding protein translates to MKIRDVKMLIEEGEGFELEFKRKVSSPKKIAKTLSSFANTRGGIVLFGVDDDGSIVGVESEKTELDLIDESARFYCEPPVSVAINIVPYNHRDVIVATVEESEDKPHYVVDDDNEKKVFIRVNDNTVIASKEVVKVLKDERPEKPPLTLTIGENEKRLFEYLEQQHRITVSEYSDLINISIRRASRILTTLVRAGVVRIHTLEKNDYFTLASDDEVFADSRTKQYRTPQRR, encoded by the coding sequence ATGAAGATCCGCGATGTGAAAATGCTGATAGAAGAGGGAGAGGGATTCGAACTGGAGTTCAAACGAAAAGTCTCTTCACCGAAAAAGATTGCGAAAACATTATCCTCATTTGCAAATACCAGAGGGGGAATTGTTCTTTTTGGAGTAGATGATGATGGATCGATTGTTGGTGTAGAAAGTGAAAAGACAGAATTAGATTTAATTGATGAATCTGCTCGTTTCTATTGTGAACCTCCCGTTTCCGTTGCAATCAACATCGTTCCCTATAATCATCGTGATGTTATTGTTGCTACCGTTGAGGAAAGTGAAGATAAACCGCATTATGTTGTGGATGACGATAATGAAAAAAAAGTGTTTATCCGTGTAAACGATAATACGGTTATCGCCAGCAAAGAAGTTGTGAAAGTGCTGAAAGATGAACGCCCTGAAAAACCACCGTTGACTCTTACGATTGGCGAAAATGAAAAACGATTATTTGAATATCTAGAGCAACAACATCGTATCACTGTATCAGAATATTCAGATCTCATCAATATTTCCATCCGAAGGGCATCGCGCATACTGACCACGCTTGTCCGTGCCGGTGTTGTTCGAATTCACACGCTGGAAAAGAACGATTATTTCACCCTTGCTTCCGATGATGAAGTATTCGCAGACAGTCGTACAAAACAATACCGTACGCCACAGCGACGTTAA